Below is a window of Desulfurococcus amylolyticus Z-533 DNA.
AGCTGATAGAATAATAGTGCTGAGGCGTGGCAAGCTCTCAGGCATCCTGAGACGTGAAGAGGCGAGTATAGAGAAAATCCGCGAGCTAATGTTCAGGGAGGACGCTGGGAAAATAACGTATGAAAGACTGGCATCGGTTGCACCGCTTAATGAGAACTGTATAAGCATAGAGGACCTCGTGGTAGTAGACGAGTATGGTAGGAGAATCGTGGATAATGCAAGAATACTTGTTAGGAAAGGAGAGGTGGTAGGCATTGCCGGCGTAGCAGGTAGTGGTCAAAAAGAACTACTACAGGCGGTCATAGGATTAATCAGGGTCAATAAAGGAAGAATAACTATCATCGGCAATGATGTAACTAATAAGGGCGTAGGCCTAGTTAGACAGCTTGGGGTCGGATACATACCAGATATACCCCTACGTCATGGCGTCTCCTCAGATAACACTATCCTTGAAAACATTGCCGTATTATTTCAGAAAGATAGAGCTATAATTAGATGGGATGAGGCAAGGGAGATATCGGTTAGAGTAATGAAGAAATACCAGGTTCTAGCGAGGAATGAGGAAACACCTGTCAAGGTACTCTCTGGAGGTAATATAATGAAGGTGATTGTGGGGCGGGAACTAGAATACAGTAAGACTGCGTTGATAGCTTATAATCCTACAAGAGCCCTCGACGAGGTTACAGCTGTAATGGTGCGTAGAATCATTAAGGATAAGGCTGTGAATGGAAGAATAGGGGTGTTGCTCGCTAGTGAAGACCTCGATGAGATCTTCCAGTTAAGTGACACCATATACGTGATGAACTCTGGGAAAGTCTACGGTCCATTTAATGCTGAAACAGTTAAAAGAAGCGAAATAGAACACTTAATGGTGATGTAGCATGCGGATACTTATAGTGAGGCGGAAGACGCCTCTGAAATATGGAACCATACTAATAATATTGCTCTCGCTAACGATAGGTGTGGCGTTATTCACAACTATTTTAGCTATACAGGGAAGGAGTCCTGTTGAAGTATTAGGTACATTACTGATCTCGTTCGTGTCCCCATCTATTGTGAAAGACTTCATTATCCTAACAATGCTTGGATACGCATTACTCGTGTCATTTAAGGGTGCATTATGGAATATTGGAGCTGAGGGGCAGCTCTTCATATCAACAATACCGGTAATAGTACTGACCCTGCATGTAATGCCTAATCCCCCCTCACAGCTACACGCTGTCACAATAATACTGCTTATAATCATTGTTTCAACGATCACTGGTGCTGCCTGGGCATCAATAGCCGGCTTCATTAGGGCATACCTTGAAATAGACGAGGTACCGGTGACCCTGATATTGAACTATATAGCATACTACGTAGTAAATATCCTGGTGATAGGCCCCCTTAAAGGTACACGTGTATATGGTTATAATAGGACTGATGAAATACCCAGCATATATAGGCTATATGTTACCGGTTTAGAGAGAAGGCTCACGGGTAATCCTGCAGTGGATACATTCCTGGGATTCATTTATGAGGTAATATATTATCTTCCATGGCTGGTAGCAATGATAATTATAATGTTTACTGTATGGTACCTATTAAACAAGACTCAAATAGGGCTTAGAATAAGGATACTTGGCTCAAACCCGGACTACTTAAGAAGCGTGGGGGTGAATACACGTCTCACACTAGTCTTAGCTTTAACTATATCAGGCGCTATAGTTGGCTTCACCTCGGCATTCTATACACTGAGCGATCTACTGAGGCTATCGTACCCTATAGAGGGACAAACAGCTGGATATGGTTATTTAGCAATACTGGTTGCGTGGTTATCCATGCTTGATTATAAATTAATACCCGTCTCAGCATACATTGTCGCCTCACTCAGGACAGCCGGCATAAATCTCCAGGTTGGTGGATTAGGCGGACTAGAGCAAACCCTGTTACTTATAGGCCTGATTCTCGCCGTGTATACCATAGTTAGATTCCTCCGCGACTATGAGGTGAGGGTGGTCTAGATGGATGGATCGGCTATAGAGGCTTTAGCTCCTTTAATAGCAGCCTTTTCAACAATGTATCTAGTTGCGGTGGGTCACAGTATAGTTGAGAAATCCGGTATACTTAACCTGGCTATCGATGGAGCCTTCTTCTTCTCAACTGGTGTCAGCGTCTATCTCGCTGTAACACTATATAATGGATTAACGTTTCTCGGTATAACTTATCCAGTTACAACGATACTCGCAATACTTTTAACCGGTGTATTCACAGCTGTGCTTGGCGCGTTCATGGCGTGGGTTCTAACATCTCTACCAATCAGTCACGGCGCCCTAGGACTCTCACTACAGTTTGTTGGATATGGATTAGGTATAATGATGGGTTATCCTATACGCCAGAGTATCGGAAGCATTGAACCCTATGCATTGCCATACGACGCAATAACCTATACCACACTGCTCATCGCATCCATTATAGCCGGGGTTCTCGTACACGTCTTCTTGGAGAAAACACCATTAGGTGCATCGATAAAGGCTTGTGGTGAAAACCCCCATGCAGCCTCAGCACTCGGGGTCAACGTATTAAAGACAAGACTGTTGGCAGGTATCCTAGGATTCTACATTATCGGTGTAGGAGCCGCATTAAATCCACTGGCATGGCAGAGATACTGGGATATAAAGTCATATATCCTTGGATATGGGTGGTTCGCGTTTACAATAGCCTTGGCTGGTGGAAGAAACCCCATATACCTAATACCTCTCTCATTCGCCTTCGGCGGACTCCTAGAATACAGTATAGAAATAATGGTTATACTGAAAGTATCAGCCGACGTCGCAAAGCTAATACCGTTTATAGGGGCCCTCAGCGTAATGGTGATATATGGTGCCACCGAGCTGAGGAGAATATTTGCATCGCCTTCGAGCCTGGGTAAGGTATACTATAAGGAGGAAAAGACAGTATAGCATATAGCTTTTATCAAAAAGCTTTTTCTTCTTTTCCTTCCTCTTAGTATTCACTTAAATTTTGAAAACCAGGTTTAAGTCTGGTTCTCACTTAGTGTATTTAAATACTTCGAGGTACCTGAGTGCCTGCTCCCTACCCATTAGAGCGAGTAATGGGGCGGCTCTAGGTCCACTTGGTTTTCCAATATACAGCATGTAAAAGTATTTATAGAAGTCGTTAACCTTGTTTTTCTCCAGTGAGCTCGTTATATTAACCATTGTATTCTTAATTGCTTCCTCACTCCACTCGCTTAATGTTGAGAGCCCCTCATATAACCGTATGAATAGCCCTATATACTCTCCTGGTATTTCCCGAGCCTTCTTGCCGGCCTCTTCAATAGTATTCAATGTGAATACGTTTGCCTCGCCACCATATTTAACTGCCCATATATAAGCCCTTGGAATAGTTTCAAGGACTCTTTGGACCCCGTAGCGACTTGGTTCAGCTGGGAGTAACCCAATGTTCTTCAATCTCTTTAAGCCCTCATCAACCCATTTATCCCTTGGTATTATCTGGGCTAGAACAGCGAGGTGTGTATAGGGTATTTGCTCGGGAGGTTCCCTTGGTGGGGCTCCCTTTGGATAGCTTAGCTCATAGCTCCTCTTTAATATGACTTCCTCCTCTTCATCCTTTGCTTTCTCTAGCCCGTAATATATTCTCTCAGCCTTGTAGTACTGGCTATAATACTGGGGGACTTCGTGTAATCCAACAGCATATTTCTTCATTGGCGGCGTCTTCAACACGATAAACCTATATATATGTGGATGCGCTACCTCCACCCAGTCCCTTGGTGTGAATCCCAGAAAATCACTGCTTCCCATGTCTGCTATTTGCCCTGTGGGTGTCCTCCACTCCACCCACTCGTATGGTAGCCCCTCCGGTGGTTTTATCCCATAGACGTTTACCGCTAGGTCTACACAGCTATCTCTGCTTCCACCAGGCATCGCATGATCCTTGCCGTAGGGTTCGAAGTCTACTCCAAGCGTCCACCATACGCCAACCCATTCTATTCTCCACATTAGTTTCCCATTACTTATCTCTGTAACCCCTTTGTAACCACAGTGCTCGCAGACATATTCGACGTGGTCTTCATCGATTAGCCTTACAACCTCTGTTGTATCTATTCTCCCGCATTTCTCGCATACTGGCTCGATTGGTATCCATCCCTCAGAGTATGGTTTTCTGCCCCTGTACTTGTTGATTGTTTTCCTGACCTCTTCTCGCTTCTCAAGCGTTAGCTTTATGAATTGCTTCATCTTGTCCTTATACATGTCTGTTGTTGTAATTACCTCGATATTGCCGTCTGTGAACTCGTTGATGAATGGCCCAAAATCACTCCAATAGTGTTCAACCCAGTTACCATGGCACCCCTTTGGATCAGGTACTCTAATTAATGGATTACCCTTGTACCTTGCTGCCTCACCTGGATTGGGGAACTGCTTCAATTGTTGCTCCTTTCCCTTCCAAGCATCTTGCGTGTAGAGTGTGAGGTATTGTTTTATCTTGAGTCCTCGTTCACTGAGTATTTTCCTCAACGTCTCAGCTATTATTATTTCACCGCGCAGTCTTCCAACATGCTGTAGTCCTGAGACTGAGAGCCCACCATTGAATACATATACCTCTTTACCTCTCTTTGTCAATGCGTTGTAGATGTTGTCGGCCAGCTCGTCGATCCAGTGTCTAACCATCTCAAATGCACCATGCCATAAATGGATAGTGGTGTCAAAGGCTTATTAATGTATTTTCAGCTCTATTAGTGTATTGTAACGATTATAAAATGTTATTGGGCGGTAGTGATGAGAAAGACGATCGTGGTATTCGTACTCCTAGGACTCATATCACTTTTCGCTGACATGACCTATGAGGGGGCGTTATCTATACGTGGAAGCTACCTGGAGATCATTGGTGCCCCCATTATAGTGGCAGGCTTAATTAATATAGGCTGGCTTGTCAGCTATGGATCAAGGTTTCTGAGTGGTGTTTTAAGCGATTACCTTAGAAAGCCAATCATACTCTGGGTGCTTACTGTAACAGGGTATTTGATCAACGTTATCGTTGTACCGCTTCTAGCGCTTACCAATAGGTGGGAACTGGTGCTGATACTTATTGTGTTAGAGCGGTTTGGGAAAGGCCTAAGGGCCCCTGCAAGAGACGTTATACTAGCTGAGGTAAGCGAGGGAATAGGTAAGGGGCTTGGATTCGGGGTTCATGAAACCATGGATCAAGCAGGGGCCGTATTAGGGCCGTTACTGGCATCACTGATCCTCGTGGCGAGTAATCAGGATTATCCCAGAGTATTTCTAATGCTTGGTGTTCCCGGGGTCATAGCTGTAGTGCTAGCTATTATTGCCTGGTCTATGTATCCACAGCCCAGTTCGCTTTCAACGAGAAAAAGTATGCTAGGCTTCAAGGGTTTAACGCGTAGCTACTACATGTATACAGCTGGATTCTTCCTCTTCAGCCTAGGCTTTATATCGTGGGATATAATCAGCTACCACGCTAAAAATATAGGATTAAGGGGGGACTACATAGCCCTGCTCTATAGTATAGCTATGCTGGTAGACGGTTTGCTAGCCGTGCCCTCGGGGCTCCTTTACGATAGAATAGGGATGAAAAGCACTATCCTAGCCCCACTGGCATCCATGGCTGCAGGCATAGCGTTCACGGTGTTTATTGATAGAAACCCATTAATAATGGCGTTTACATGGGGTCTTACCATGGGAGTTTTCGAGACGAATATCAGGGTGGCTGTCTCAGACCTGGTACCGGCTGAAAAAAGGGCTTTTGCTTATGGGTTCTACGGCTTAGTAGAGGGGTTAGCAATGCTTGTTGGAGGTGTGATTCAGAGTATTCTAATAGCGGAGAACGCAATATTGCTCGCAGCATACATAGTTATCACAGAGTTCTCCAGCCTCATAGTATTCTACAGGATATAGATAGGAAGAGTTAACATGATACATAGAGTTTTAAACAAACTATATGCTTTATTTCTAGTCTAGAATAGGCTTGGAACGGTGTCCAGGATTGAATGAAAGGGAGTTTCTAGAGTGGTTGAGGAGTATAGAGGCTAAGTGGCAAGCTAGGTGGAAGGAGAACAGGGTTTTCGAGGCGAACCCGGAACCAGGGAAGCCTAAGTACTTTATAACCGTACCATACCCCTACAGCAACGCACCTTTACACATAGGACATGGGAGAACATATACTATTGGAGATATTATCGCAAGGTATAAGAGGCTGAAGGGATATAATGTCCTCTATCCCATGGCCTTTCATATAACGGGTACACCAGTGCTAGCTGTTTCAGAGATGATAGCACGTGGCGATGAACGCGTTGTCAACATGTATAAGTCGTATATAAGATACTATGTCAGCGATGAGGGAAAGGTTAACGAGATACTTGAATCATTCAAGAACCCATTGAATCTAGCCGTGTTCTTCGCTGAGAGGATACAATCAGACTTCGATGCCCTTGGATACAGTATCGACTGGAGGAGGAAATTCCATACCGGCGAACCCATATACAACAAGTTCGTCACGTGGCAATACCATAAACTCAATGAGAAGGGATTGATTACGATAGGTGATCACATTGTAACATACTGCCTCCTCCATAAACAACCAGAAGGAGAGGACGATATACAGGACGCTGATGTGAACCCGGTTGAGATACTCGAGTACACAGCCGTGAAATTCCTTGACCCGGAATGGAAGGTGTACCTGGCAGCAGCGACGCTGAGACCCGAGACGATTTACGGTGTTACGAATCTATGGGTTAACCCTAATACAAAATACCTTGAGATATCCTTTGGAGACGAGGTGTTAATAGTATCGGAAAAAGCATATGTAAAACTGGTTCACCAGCATCCTGAGAAGGAGATAAGGGTTCTCAGAGAGATACCAGGTAAGGGATTAGTTGGTAGAAGAGTGGTCTCACCGCTTGGTAAGGAAGTAATTGTTCTACCAGCTGAATTCGTTGATCCAGATAACGCCACGGGGGTAGTCTATAGTGAGCCAAGTGATGCACCATACGACTACGTGGCTCTCCAGGAGTTAAAAGCCAATAAAAACATGCTTAGAGAATATGGCTTAAACCCTGAGATAATTGACTCGATCACACCTATCAAGATAATTGATGTACCAGGGCTAAGTGATCACCATGCAAAAATAATAGTTGAGAAAATAGGTATTAAGAGCCAGATAGATGAGCGCCTGGAGGAGGTTAGCAAGGAGGTATATAGGGAGCAGTATTATAATGGAGTGATGATCGTCGATGACCCATTGGTGAAGGGTCTCACAGTTAAAGAAGCCAGGGAGGTCATTAGGAAGAGGCTGATCGACTCTAACCAGGCATTCATATTCTATGAGTTGAATAGAAAGGCAAAGTGTAGGTCGGGCGGTGAGATCATAGTAGCCAAGATAAGGGGGCAGTGGTTCCTCAACTATGGTGTGAAGGCCTTTAAGGAGAGGGTGAAGAAGTATATAGAAGAAGAGTTAGTAGTGATCCCTGAGAAATACAGGAAGGCTTTCCTGGACACGGTGGACTGGCTGGATAAAAGACCCTGTGCTAGGAAGAGAGGTATTGGCACACCTTTACCATGGTCGCCTGACTGGATTATTGAGAGCCTAAGCGATTCAACAATATACATGGCGTTCTATACTATAGTGCATAAGATCCGTGAATACGGTATTAAACCAGAGTCGCTGACGCCGGAGTTATTCGACTACGTGTTCCTTGGAATAGGGGACCCTGTGGATGTCTCTAGTAAAACAAGTGTGCCGTTGAAGGTACTTGAGGAGATGCGGTCTGAATTCATGTATTGGTACCCGGTTGATCATAGGCATACATCTATACCGCATATAAGCAATCATCTCTCTTTCTACATATTTCACCACGTAGTGATATTCCCGCGTGAGCACTGGCCCAGGATGATAACCCTGAACGAGACAGTGATACGTGAAGGAGCCAAAATGTCGAAGAGCAAGGGTAATGTAATACCCTTAAGGGATATCGCTAGACTATACTCAGCCGATTTATTCCGCCTTTACATATCATGGGCAGCCGGATTGGATAGCGTGCTGGATTGGAGAGAGAAGGAGGTGGCCATTGTAATAGATTCATTGAAGAGGTTTGTAGAGCTCGCTGAAAACGCTGTTGGAGCTGAGTGCAGGGATAACGCGGGTGATGATGCTGCCTCAAGATGGTTTATGGATAAATTCCATCAGTTGATCAGTGATGCAAGCAGTAATATCGAACACATGGAGATACGGGAATATGTGCAGAATGCGTTCTTCAACGTATTATCTCTGATCGATAAGTACCGTGATATAGTGGGTGATCGCTATCTCTGTAGTATTAAACAAGTATTAAGGGACTGGATCACAGTAGTGAACCCTGTGATACCTCATGTAACAGAGGAGATAAATGAATTAATGGGTGGCAAGGGCTTCTTGTCCAAAGGCTCGTGGCCAACCTCTCGTGAAGCAAGGTATCCTGAGATAACTACGGCCATCGATAACGCGTTAGCCCTTCAGGAAGATATAAGGGAGATACTTGGGTTAGTCAAGGGGGTGCCAGGGAAGATATATATTATAGTTGCGCCAGAGTGGAAGAGAGAGATAGCTGTTAAAACCCTGGATGGCATCCAGCTAAGAGAGATAATGGATTACATGAGAAGTAGATACGGGTTGAAGGGCAGGGAAGTCGAGATAGCCGAGGTCTACAACTACTTCAAGAAACAGCCAAATGAGAAGGTGAAGCTTATATCGAGCTCCACTGAATTCAATACTTACATGTATATGGCGCAATACTACTCCAGGAAGTTCAATGTGGATGTAGAGGTACTATGGGAGGATGATGCAAGGGCTAAAAGAATACCTAAATCAGAGAAGGCGCTGCCCCTTAAGCCCTCAATATATGTTGAATTAATCCATCAACGCTGATCAATCAGTCTTCTATTTTCTTTAAGGAGGTCCTCGACCGTAAAGTAGGATGTAAATGCTTAAGCCCGTGTTTTATAGCTGGGTGGTTGACTACTTGGTCTCAGTATTTAAATAGTTTTACAATTAGGATAAAACAATTAGAAAGCTAGGTGGTGTTTAACTGTTGACGCTACTCGTTAAGAATGCCGGCATCCCTTTACCATCAGGGGATATAGTGGTTGGCAACATATATATTGAGGACGGTGTTATCACTTATATTGGTAGGAAAGAGATACAGGCTGACAGAGTCATCAACGCTGAAGAGAGATTAACTATACCTGGAGGCATAGACATACATGCCCATATATATGATCCGGCTTACACTAGCAATGAAGACTGGGAGACAGGTAGTCTAGCAGCCGCATTCGGTGGTTTAACAACAATAGTTGATATGCCTCTCAGAACAATTGTTGATAACAGGAAAATCCTTGAGGAGAAGCTGAGTGAGGCTAGGAAGAACTCATATATAAACTATGGTGTGACAGGCGGCTTCATTAATGAGAAGAACTATAATTCTATACCCGAGTTAGCACGATATGGTGTTAAAACATTCAAGTTCTTCACATGTAGACCATTCAAAATAAGCGATGAAGCGTTACCCGATGCCTTCGAACAAGTGGCTGTTGCTAATGGAGTCGCAATAGTGCATGCTGAAGACGAGTCATTGATAGGATACTGGGAGAAGAAGCTGTTATCGCAGAACAGCATCGCGGCGTTTCACTTAAGTAGGACAGGCGCCACCGAGGCTTCAGCAATATATAGAGTCGGCTATATAAGCATAGATGTAGGTGCAAGGGTGCATATCGCCCATCTCTCCAGCAGAGAGGGGATTGAGGCTGTTGCAGTCCTTAGGAAGAAGATTGGTTTAACTAGTGAGGTAACGCCTCACCACTTATTCTTCACAAGGGATGAGACATCGAGGTTTGGAGCATACCTTAAAGTAGCCCCCACGATTAAAACAAGGGAGGATAGGGATGCATTATGGAGGGCTCTCGATGAAGGCATTATGGAGGGCTCTCGATGAAGGCATTATAGACGCATATGTAAGTGATAACGCTCCAGCACCTAGAAGCATGAAGGAGGCTAATGTATGGGAGGCATGGGCCGGTATCCCTAATCTGGAGATAATGATTCCATTCTTATTTACATATGGTATTCTCCAAAGACGTATCTCGCTAGCTAGATTCATAGATGTTACATCAAGGAATCCGGCTAAAATACTTGGCATCTACCCCTTAAAGGGTGAGTTATCGATTGGCAGTCATGCTGACCTAGTGATTCTTGAGACAGGAAAGTCTAAGAGAATAACCGCTTCAACCCATCATCATAAAGTTGATTGGACCCCATGGGAGGGCATGGAATTGTATGGCTATCCATATTACCTAATAGTAAATGGGGAAGTAATCATAGAAAAATATGAGCTCATAGGTAAAAAAGGCTTTGGAACATATATTGGCGAGTTAAAGCCGAGGAAGAGGTAGTGTATTATGGATTACTTGATTATACTGCTAAGTTACTTCACACAGTTAATAGCTATAATGAATCCTTTCTCGGCTATACCTACATTTATGTCTCTTACCGAGGGATTAGAACGCCGTAGGAGGCTTGAGATAGTTAAGAAAGCGTATTTCGCGGGATTAATACTGGTAATACTTTTTACCCTGGTAGGTCGCTACATCCTTGAAGCATTCAACATCTCAATAGCCAGCCTCAGGGTTGGAGGAGGCATAATATTGATGACTATAGCGCTAGACATGCTCGGTGATGAGGTTAGAACTAAGCGTATGCATCCAGGCGATATAGCGGTCGTACCAATAGCAACGCCCCTTATCATCGGGCCGGGTACCATAACAACCATACTCTTGTTGACATCGTCTCTCCAGGAGACAACTGGTATGGTAGTGGTTTTAATTGCTGGAGTTATAGCTTGTAGCGTTACATTCCTTATACTAGCTCTAAGTGACATATTGACAAGGCTCTTAAGCATGTCTACTGTGCGCGCTATAGGTAGATTCATGGCGTTGATTATCTCCGGTGTAGCAGTTGAGATGATTGTCCAGGGGTTGTATAGCTATTACGTTGAGTTATTTAAGGGCTAGACACCTCTATACATACATCCACACCGTTCTCACCGAGTTTTTTCTTTAAATTCTTCAGGTTTTCATACCTGGTGCTCCCAGGACTTAGTACTATGTCCCCGTGATACTTACCGGGCACTATTGTTCTAAGCCTTATGGATTTAATTGAGAAACCCTCAGACTCAGCTATTCCCACTATTTTCTCGTAGATGCTTGGCGGTGGTGCCTCATCAGCCATGAATGATGTTAGGTTACGCCCCTCCTCATATATCTCGTAGAAAATATAGGAGGTGAGTAATACGGCGCCTCCATAATCTATTAGATAGCTGTATAGCGCGCCGCCTAGGCTGGCTATAATGCCCACTACGCCTTCTAGAACCTCACTTATAGTGAATGCGCCGTATGCCCTAATAGATGGAGGGGCACTCCTCGATAAGAATATGGCAATAGAGTATGCTAGGATGGCTGTAACTGCTAAGTAGAATGCATTAAGTTCTACACTGTATTCTCTCACATAATATAAACGGGTGATGCTGATGCCTGCTACAAAACCATAGGTCACAATCATTACGAGTATACCAATGTACTCGAAGCGTTCGTGCCCGAAGTGATGATCAGAGTCGGGCGGTATAGTGACCACCCTTCTTGACCATATCACCACGAGTAGTGCTATCATGTTTGCAATGCTTGTTAAGGCATCAACGAACAATGTATTACTACCGTAGAGTATGCCTCCAAGTATTTTCAGTATGCTTCCAATGGTTCCAGCGCTAAGGATCGCGATTACCTTGTTCAAAAGCGTTCCCCCCAGCCCTGTCTAGCACTAAATCCTTACCCCATACGACTCGATATTTTTATAACCTATGACGAGTTATTATATCGATGGTGCTAGGCTATGTATAGAGTGAGAATTGAACCAAGGGAAAACTGTATATCTGACATGGTATGTGTCTCAATATGTCCCGACGTCTTCGAGATGAATCCTGAAGACAATAAGTCACAAATAGTCGAGAAATACAGGGAGAAAGGTAATATAGCAGTGGGCTTGATCCCAGATGACCTAGCTCAGTGCGCGCAGGATGCAGCTAATGCATGTCCTGTTCAAATAATACATGTTGAAAAAGCCTAGTTTTTTTAAAACTAACCATCCAACCCCATCTTTAGGGGATGCTCCTTGACTATTTCTCAAATACATGAGATAGCTAAAAAGATACTTGTTGATAGTATCAAGTTCCCCACTGTGCTTGGAGAAACCTATGAGGATATGGTTGACTATTACCGGGAGCAGTTATCGGAATATGGTATCCATGTGACAATACACAGGGTTCCCGATGAATTCCTTAGGAAGACTCTTCCCAGGGAGTTCAACCCTGAGAAACCCAGGTTCATATTGCTGGCTAGAATAGGTAGCGGTGAAAAGGTACTTCAATTCAATGGACATTATGATGTAGTATCACCGGGAGAGGGCTGGGAGACGCCGCCCTTCGAGCCCGTTGTCAGGGATGATCTAGTATATGGGCGTGGCACAACGGATATGAAGGGTGGGATAGCGTCTATACTTACAGCCCTCATATCTCTTGCACAGGAGAGAAGAGAGCCAAGTGTAATTATCGAGGCCGCTCTTGTACCGGATGAAGAGATAGGGGGTAGGACTGGCACAGGCTACCTGGTTAACGAGCTTGGTAGTAGGCCTGACTATGTTATCATAGCTGAACCCTCCGGCTTAGATAACATCTATATCGGTCATAGAGGAAATGTATGGGGTATCATAAGGGTACATGGTAAGCAGGCTCACGGCTCAGCACCGTGGCTTGGAGACAACGCGTTCGAGAAGATGCTTGTGTTCGCGCAGGAATTCCTTAAGAGATATAGGGAGCGGGTTTCCTCCAGGAAGAGTAACTACCTATACGAGGATGAAAGAGCAGCCTATCCCACGATTACACCGGGTGGACTCTTGATCGCACCTGGATCGATAAATATAGTGCCTGGAACAGCGGGTTTCAGCATAGATAGGAGGTTGATAGTTGAGGAGAGGGTTGAGGATGTGATTGGAGAAATCCAGGAATTACTTGGTCAGGTCAGCAGGGAGCTCAATATAGATTCATCATTCACACTTGTAGAGTCCTCGCCGTCAGCGTTCACCCCGCCTGATAACAAGTATACTCAAATACTCGGTGAGATCATAAGGGAGAATACTGGTAGAGAACCTAGGAAAACCATATGTATTGGTGGGCTGGATTTGAGATACTATACAATTAAAGGAATACCAGCCGTATCATACGGACCAGGTGAGGTGGGGCTAGCTCATAAACCCAATGAATACATTAGGATAAGCGATGTAGTAAGGGTTAGCAAGATATATGTCGACTTTGCTAAGAGATTTGAGAAAATCCAGGTTGATACCTAGAATTGAGTAGCGGGAGTAGATTCGAGCCGACCTCCTCCCAGCTCTAAAGGGTTGGGGTTCCCTTTAGAGCGGGGGGTTCCCCGCATCTATTCGGGGCTACATCTTTTATCTGGAGGGCAGTCGATGGGGCCAGAGATCCCCCATCTGGAGCTTAGCTAGTGTTCTTCTCTCAATGTTTAGAATCGCTATGTGGTCTCTATCCCCTTCGAAACCACATCTAGGGCATTTAAGTCTTCTATAACCGTTCTCCCTTAGCTTAGCCCCGCACCCAGGGCACTTAGTTGACGTTCCTCTAGGGTCAATAGTTACTACTGGGACACCGTGTTTCTCAGCCTGCCAG
It encodes the following:
- a CDS encoding zinc ribbon domain-containing protein — encoded protein: MPRPRASLWSLTTLYGGHGRPSSPTAQGSHLGLPRSDWQAEKHGVPVVTIDPRGTSTKCPGCGAKLRENGYRRLKCPRCGFEGDRDHIAILNIERRTLAKLQMGDLWPHRLPSR
- a CDS encoding M20 family metallopeptidase, translated to MTISQIHEIAKKILVDSIKFPTVLGETYEDMVDYYREQLSEYGIHVTIHRVPDEFLRKTLPREFNPEKPRFILLARIGSGEKVLQFNGHYDVVSPGEGWETPPFEPVVRDDLVYGRGTTDMKGGIASILTALISLAQERREPSVIIEAALVPDEEIGGRTGTGYLVNELGSRPDYVIIAEPSGLDNIYIGHRGNVWGIIRVHGKQAHGSAPWLGDNAFEKMLVFAQEFLKRYRERVSSRKSNYLYEDERAAYPTITPGGLLIAPGSINIVPGTAGFSIDRRLIVEERVEDVIGEIQELLGQVSRELNIDSSFTLVESSPSAFTPPDNKYTQILGEIIRENTGREPRKTICIGGLDLRYYTIKGIPAVSYGPGEVGLAHKPNEYIRISDVVRVSKIYVDFAKRFEKIQVDT